A stretch of Streptococcus chenjunshii DNA encodes these proteins:
- a CDS encoding LicD family protein translates to MINKFLKRRQEKIQSRVQVDLFWEKKKEINAIHYRMLADFDNFCSQNGIEYWLEGGSLIGAYFHQEIIPWDDDLDLAMTRQNWNKLESMKPQWDKMLLQTYGNDSGFNSVKFHKLRDKYSYINDGRYWSSESNEYQGVFIDLFVYDDTNISSYQKSSILHKIRLYTQLYSRMFYNVCKFMPFEKIRRRSLEKSHCIDSKAKYMRLDYRCCTKDNKHYFLEKNRVFPLQKVKFGKGEYPAPKDIEYYLHTQYGNIVKYPPKEKQVPSHLIEYKNYSKE, encoded by the coding sequence ATGATTAATAAATTTTTAAAAAGAAGACAGGAAAAAATTCAGTCTAGAGTGCAGGTTGATCTATTTTGGGAGAAGAAAAAAGAAATAAATGCCATTCACTATAGGATGTTGGCTGACTTCGATAATTTTTGCTCTCAAAATGGAATTGAGTATTGGCTTGAGGGAGGTTCTCTGATTGGAGCCTATTTTCATCAAGAAATCATTCCTTGGGACGATGATTTAGATTTAGCTATGACAAGACAAAACTGGAATAAATTGGAATCTATGAAGCCACAGTGGGATAAGATGCTTCTTCAAACTTATGGTAATGATAGTGGTTTTAATAGTGTTAAATTTCATAAATTGCGAGATAAATATTCTTACATCAATGATGGCCGTTATTGGTCTTCGGAATCTAATGAATATCAAGGAGTGTTCATAGATCTGTTTGTTTATGACGATACTAATATCTCATCTTACCAAAAATCAAGCATACTTCATAAAATACGATTGTATACTCAATTATATAGCCGTATGTTTTATAATGTTTGTAAATTTATGCCCTTTGAAAAAATAAGACGACGCAGTCTTGAAAAGTCCCACTGCATTGATTCCAAAGCGAAATATATGCGTTTAGATTATCGATGCTGCACGAAAGATAATAAGCATTATTTTTTGGAAAAAAATAGGGTTTTCCCGTTGCAAAAGGTTAAATTTGGTAAAGGGGAGTATCCTGCTCCAAAAGATATAGAGTATTATCTTCATACACAGTACGGGAACATAGTTAAATATCCTCCAAAGGAAAAACAAGTTCCGTCACATTTAATAGAATATAAAAATTATAGTAAGGAGTAA
- a CDS encoding glycosyltransferase family 2 protein, translating into MISVIIPCYNAELTLNRCFESLKKQTYQDLELIFIDDGSTDNTLKLLKSIKKNQPDMTIIIKTQKNQGVSAARNAGLQLATREYIAFVDPDDWVDPQFFSTLIKGMTDDVDLSVVGVLKSTDKQSNKKLITQDTLSSSAYFERMFRDVQVKGYVCNKLYRFDIIQQHVLFFRKEVSVMEDLEFNTHYWHFIRAASISSAQLYHYQIEDNSAMNATWSDKKKTVIQAFDFMRTNGVLPKFQSEILELDYVRSLLWLVGQLYRKGSREDIAANEEMIFQLLRQKKRLFLYKGYKTGLKYYISYLIFLINKKMLRIIIR; encoded by the coding sequence ATGATTAGTGTCATTATTCCTTGTTATAATGCTGAATTAACTTTAAATAGATGTTTTGAAAGTTTGAAAAAACAAACCTATCAAGATTTAGAACTTATATTTATTGATGATGGTTCAACAGATAATACACTTAAACTTTTGAAAAGCATAAAAAAGAATCAGCCTGATATGACTATCATTATCAAAACTCAGAAAAATCAAGGTGTATCAGCGGCCAGAAATGCAGGTCTTCAGCTAGCAACAAGAGAGTATATAGCTTTTGTTGATCCTGATGATTGGGTAGACCCACAGTTTTTTTCCACTTTGATTAAGGGAATGACGGATGATGTTGACCTATCCGTAGTGGGCGTTTTAAAAAGTACTGATAAACAGAGTAATAAAAAATTAATTACACAAGATACCCTATCCTCATCGGCTTATTTTGAGAGAATGTTTCGAGATGTTCAAGTTAAAGGGTATGTTTGTAATAAACTGTACCGCTTTGATATTATTCAACAACATGTTCTTTTTTTCAGAAAAGAAGTGTCTGTTATGGAGGATTTAGAATTTAATACTCATTATTGGCACTTTATAAGAGCAGCTTCAATATCAAGTGCTCAGCTGTACCATTATCAAATTGAAGATAATAGTGCTATGAACGCCACTTGGTCTGATAAGAAGAAGACTGTTATTCAAGCTTTTGATTTCATGAGAACTAACGGGGTATTACCTAAGTTTCAATCTGAGATACTTGAGTTGGATTATGTACGCAGTTTGTTATGGTTGGTAGGTCAGTTGTACCGAAAAGGAAGTAGAGAGGATATTGCGGCTAATGAGGAAATGATTTTTCAATTATTGAGGCAAAAGAAGCGGTTGTTTCTTTATAAAGGCTATAAAACCGGATTAAAGTATTATATCTCTTACCTTATATTTTTAATAAATAAAAAAATGTTAAGAATTATTATTAGATAA
- a CDS encoding glycosyltransferase, with the protein MKEKILIIGLSPVLAGTETFIMTYYRNLDPDKFQIDFIVRTQEKVIFEDEIRARGSQIFYIPPKRKNPIVYKKAMHSFFSKHASEYHIIWYHVMGVSNIDMLIYAKKYGIEKRIIHSHVSQWRGSWMRYILHQLNKKKLFHYATDYFACSQLAAQYLYNGSVLDKSIIINNAVDIDKFLFSVDQRKRIREELGWSNNKVIGNIGRLAVQKNQPFLLDVFNVALKQDSSLRLVILGDNSLSEGTLSVIKQKIQDYHIHDKVKLVGSQSNIQAWLSAFDLFILPSLFEGLPLSAVEAQANGLPVLVSDTVTEELKILDSTAYLPLDADLQVWAQQIITMLTMKRSQQETIDKRFAEKGFDIKKQVKDVENILLGEQIE; encoded by the coding sequence ATGAAAGAAAAAATATTAATTATTGGTTTGTCTCCTGTTCTTGCGGGAACTGAAACGTTTATCATGACTTACTATAGAAATTTAGATCCTGATAAATTTCAAATTGATTTTATCGTAAGAACTCAAGAAAAAGTGATTTTTGAAGATGAAATACGTGCTCGTGGCTCGCAAATTTTCTATATTCCACCTAAAAGAAAAAATCCAATTGTTTATAAAAAAGCGATGCATTCATTCTTTTCTAAACATGCGAGTGAATATCATATTATATGGTATCATGTTATGGGGGTCTCGAACATTGACATGCTGATTTATGCAAAAAAATATGGAATTGAAAAACGTATTATCCATAGTCATGTTTCGCAATGGCGTGGTTCGTGGATGAGATACATTTTGCATCAACTGAATAAAAAAAAGTTATTTCATTATGCAACCGACTATTTTGCTTGTTCACAATTAGCAGCTCAATATTTATATAATGGTAGCGTACTTGATAAAAGTATTATTATTAACAATGCTGTTGATATTGATAAATTCCTTTTTTCAGTGGATCAGCGTAAGCGGATTAGAGAGGAATTGGGATGGTCGAACAATAAAGTTATCGGAAATATCGGGCGTTTAGCTGTTCAAAAAAATCAACCGTTTTTGCTTGATGTTTTTAATGTTGCGCTGAAACAAGATAGTTCTTTAAGACTGGTTATCCTTGGTGATAACTCTTTATCAGAGGGCACACTAAGCGTGATTAAGCAAAAAATACAAGATTATCATATTCATGATAAGGTAAAACTAGTAGGTTCACAAAGCAATATTCAAGCATGGCTGAGTGCCTTTGATCTCTTTATTTTGCCATCACTTTTTGAAGGTTTGCCCCTTTCTGCGGTTGAGGCACAGGCTAACGGTTTGCCTGTACTGGTTAGTGATACTGTAACTGAAGAGTTAAAAATTTTAGACAGCACAGCTTACCTGCCGCTGGATGCTGATTTACAAGTCTGGGCGCAGCAGATTATCACTATGCTGACCATGAAACGCAGTCAGCAGGAAACGATTGACAAGCGCTTTGCTGAAAAAGGGTTTGATATCAAAAAACAAGTTAAGGATGTGGAAAACATCCTATTAGGAGAACAAATTGAATAA
- a CDS encoding sugar transferase, whose protein sequence is MNKYQIVEAYGRFMHAGSKATNDCSAILNQAGFKPVTVTGVIDKKGLLAKIYRQWHYYRDWRNVYQTLEAHSILVLQHPFRRRQLGRFRFLKKLKKQKKVHIVSLVHDVELIRNIYELSFYQKEFRQMLAYSDQIIVHNAKMKEWFIDYGVEKERLIDLEVFDYLNQEPLDKKIAFSPSIVIAGNLSPEKSPYIYKLEDLAPLSVELLGINYEPKRKSNNIHYKGAFPADEVPAQLNHGFGLVWDGDELSSCSGATGNYLRYNNPHKLSLYLSSGLPVVVWSQAAVADFVKRNQLGLVVDSLYDLQAILNKITEEEYLTFCSNIKKVMQSMQKGDYLKRAVNSSLPRYKDQ, encoded by the coding sequence TTGAATAAATACCAGATCGTGGAAGCTTACGGCAGGTTTATGCATGCTGGCAGCAAGGCCACTAACGACTGTTCAGCCATATTAAATCAGGCTGGTTTTAAGCCTGTAACAGTCACCGGAGTAATTGATAAAAAAGGGCTGTTAGCTAAGATTTACAGACAATGGCATTATTACAGAGACTGGCGAAATGTTTATCAGACTCTTGAGGCTCATTCAATTTTAGTTCTCCAACATCCTTTTAGGAGAAGGCAGCTGGGGCGTTTTCGGTTTTTAAAGAAACTTAAAAAACAAAAAAAAGTCCATATTGTTTCCTTAGTTCACGATGTTGAGTTAATCAGAAATATATATGAGTTATCTTTTTACCAAAAAGAATTCCGCCAAATGCTGGCCTATTCTGATCAAATTATTGTCCATAATGCCAAAATGAAAGAATGGTTTATCGATTATGGTGTGGAAAAAGAACGGCTGATTGATTTGGAAGTTTTTGATTACCTCAATCAAGAACCTCTGGATAAAAAGATAGCATTCAGTCCCAGCATAGTTATTGCTGGGAATTTAAGTCCTGAAAAAAGCCCTTATATTTATAAACTAGAGGATTTGGCTCCTTTGTCTGTTGAGCTGCTGGGAATCAATTATGAACCAAAGCGGAAGTCAAATAATATTCACTATAAAGGAGCTTTCCCTGCTGATGAGGTTCCAGCGCAGCTGAATCACGGATTCGGACTGGTCTGGGACGGTGATGAGCTCTCCAGCTGTTCTGGAGCAACAGGGAATTATCTGCGCTATAATAATCCGCATAAACTATCATTATATCTATCATCCGGTCTTCCGGTTGTCGTTTGGTCTCAGGCAGCTGTGGCTGACTTTGTAAAGCGGAACCAGTTAGGACTGGTGGTAGACTCGCTGTATGATCTCCAAGCTATTTTAAATAAAATTACGGAAGAAGAATATTTAACTTTCTGCAGCAATATCAAAAAAGTGATGCAGTCTATGCAAAAGGGAGACTACCTTAAAAGAGCTGTTAACAGCAGCCTACCAAGATACAAAGACCAGTAG
- a CDS encoding McbB family protein, which produces MNRFRIKPFLLYDINQHETVLQTSSSISVLKNQQMIGFLKSIEDSSFIADQDMLAAFREKYESALQFLKSQGILTEDIDLNFSVQKIYFLYNGELNGRFIPDSFDNVPIEIRKFGEVSLSDLEDSSLVVLLLNSYHTDYVKQVYDAVSDKQNIYLLTIFYYGFKYYIDNIYHADWLVPTHFDHIGIIRTTLPNTEEHLSYNSLVGAILEKEPYFSNDRVLASAEQIFLINTIMVRIYELFSVDDKEALDQSALLETLEINLSNRKIARDTAIFWELLE; this is translated from the coding sequence ATGAACAGGTTTAGAATAAAGCCGTTTTTACTGTATGATATTAATCAGCATGAGACAGTGCTGCAAACAAGCAGCTCAATATCAGTTTTAAAAAACCAACAAATGATTGGTTTTTTAAAATCAATTGAAGATTCATCCTTTATCGCTGATCAGGATATGCTTGCCGCTTTTAGAGAAAAATATGAGTCTGCTTTGCAGTTTTTAAAATCACAGGGCATTCTGACAGAGGACATTGATCTGAATTTCTCGGTTCAAAAGATTTATTTTTTATATAATGGAGAGTTAAACGGGCGATTTATCCCCGATAGTTTCGACAATGTCCCTATAGAAATCAGAAAATTTGGGGAGGTAAGCCTCAGCGATTTGGAAGACAGCTCACTTGTTGTACTGCTGCTGAATTCTTATCATACTGATTATGTTAAACAAGTCTATGATGCTGTTAGCGATAAGCAAAATATCTATTTGCTGACTATTTTTTATTATGGATTTAAATATTATATTGATAATATTTATCATGCTGACTGGCTTGTTCCGACACACTTTGATCATATCGGTATTATCAGGACGACCTTGCCCAATACAGAAGAGCACCTGTCTTACAACTCTCTTGTAGGTGCTATACTTGAAAAAGAGCCGTATTTCAGTAATGACAGGGTCCTTGCCAGTGCAGAACAAATTTTTTTAATCAATACGATAATGGTTAGAATCTATGAACTGTTTTCTGTTGACGACAAAGAAGCACTGGATCAGTCCGCTTTATTAGAAACGCTTGAAATCAATTTATCAAATCGAAAAATAGCCAGAGATACGGCGATATTTTGGGAGCTTTTAGAATGA
- a CDS encoding SagB/ThcOx family dehydrogenase, which yields MTDDISKYYYDNSVGKQYQKENDIYLMREINKFHQKSVFIGPKYNQKKHLNPLLESYLFEIEKKIPKIEIYEESIALDDTVIDNKGSLRHFNADLNFQEVSSVLNHSFGIDKENLHRRFPSAGGLYPVYPIFIQLQNNEYDSRLSRGYYYFDSIQNRLLKLGSLDNQVHGKTVEFALGADEQPMSHQLIVYVGDIEKVVSKYHYVGYKHLFIETGMMAQSLREALSSIPAAGDLSVSGFRHNLLAKHLNLSLSTNLIAMIQWIGKEV from the coding sequence ATGACAGATGACATCAGTAAATACTATTATGATAACTCAGTCGGTAAGCAGTACCAAAAGGAGAACGATATTTATTTGATGCGTGAAATTAATAAATTTCACCAAAAATCGGTGTTTATCGGTCCAAAATACAATCAAAAAAAGCATTTGAACCCGCTTCTGGAATCTTATCTCTTTGAAATAGAAAAGAAAATACCTAAAATTGAGATATACGAAGAATCGATTGCCCTCGATGATACTGTTATTGATAATAAAGGATCGCTTCGTCATTTCAATGCTGATTTGAATTTCCAAGAAGTGAGCTCTGTTTTGAATCATTCCTTTGGAATAGATAAGGAGAATTTGCATAGAAGGTTCCCATCTGCCGGAGGGTTATATCCTGTTTATCCTATTTTTATACAGCTTCAGAACAATGAATATGACAGCAGGCTATCCAGAGGCTATTACTATTTTGACAGTATCCAAAACAGACTGTTAAAGTTAGGAAGCCTTGATAATCAGGTTCATGGTAAAACTGTCGAATTTGCTTTAGGAGCTGATGAACAGCCAATGTCTCATCAGCTGATTGTCTATGTCGGTGATATAGAAAAGGTCGTCTCTAAATATCATTATGTTGGTTACAAACATTTATTTATAGAAACAGGAATGATGGCACAAAGTCTAAGAGAAGCATTATCCTCAATACCTGCCGCTGGTGATCTTTCCGTTTCAGGTTTTAGGCATAATCTTTTAGCAAAACATTTGAACTTATCATTAAGTACTAACTTAATTGCAATGATTCAGTGGATAGGAAAAGAAGTATGA
- a CDS encoding YcaO-like family protein, which yields MNNHFWHFPRKPLFLNYYFSSIKPGKISYQGHSGPSGGNAIDERADLSMLKSFSESLDRRSSVFWYNNKAYTEVYDLVTNSFVRIRKEQFALSNSLNAYRDTTGTAAHTSGSQAVSNALQELFQKNALALIWYSQRSYRRKFKGFDVLVNTDFYPLYNALIFLELDGRSCFGMGSSGVLEEACQKAFEEALLLLYENSHAEFLLQGKSRLSYQLTDKEQKGYFKSLVRNAAEGNFKEADIGEQGDVKELIPNWIHHVYVSLIPNHYNPLFKVTKLYSPDLFASLPYRDIVLAEKGKSILRFINEKNLAKVPDIPSL from the coding sequence ATGAATAATCATTTTTGGCACTTCCCGCGTAAACCTCTATTTTTGAATTATTATTTTTCCTCAATAAAACCGGGAAAAATTTCATATCAAGGTCACAGCGGTCCGTCCGGCGGAAATGCAATTGATGAAAGAGCTGATCTCTCTATGCTGAAGTCTTTTTCTGAATCTTTAGACAGAAGGTCATCCGTCTTTTGGTATAATAATAAGGCCTATACTGAGGTATATGACCTTGTGACAAATTCTTTTGTCAGAATAAGAAAAGAGCAGTTCGCTTTAAGCAACAGCTTAAATGCCTACAGAGATACTACCGGAACAGCTGCCCATACCAGTGGCAGTCAGGCGGTTTCCAACGCTCTGCAAGAATTATTTCAAAAAAATGCTTTGGCCTTAATATGGTATTCTCAGCGTTCTTATAGAAGAAAATTTAAGGGATTTGATGTCTTGGTCAACACCGATTTTTATCCTTTGTATAATGCTTTGATATTCTTGGAGCTGGATGGCAGAAGCTGCTTTGGTATGGGAAGTTCAGGAGTCTTGGAAGAGGCTTGCCAGAAAGCTTTTGAGGAAGCTTTGCTCCTCTTATATGAAAATTCACATGCCGAGTTTCTTTTACAGGGGAAAAGCAGGCTGAGCTATCAGCTTACTGATAAGGAGCAAAAAGGCTATTTTAAAAGTTTGGTCAGGAATGCTGCTGAAGGAAACTTTAAAGAGGCAGATATAGGAGAACAGGGTGACGTGAAAGAACTGATTCCCAACTGGATTCACCATGTCTATGTCTCGCTGATTCCTAATCACTATAATCCGTTGTTCAAAGTTACGAAGCTGTATTCACCTGATTTATTTGCCTCGCTTCCCTATAGAGATATTGTGCTGGCAGAAAAAGGTAAGAGTATTCTGCGTTTTATTAATGAAAAAAATCTTGCCAAGGTGCCTGATATACCAAGCTTATAA
- a CDS encoding YcaO-like family protein encodes MKYTLSGMHQQLYANKLLFRKEYLASLSTNIAGSQGVGKSEEKIDAVRRAFGENFERKELFSWINVFKQSGIVTFYNDKLSFEQLPNFQLLMGDSNKDTSGVAAGSNSAMAIEHAFYEFIERQSFVYSFLTKFAGISLTSLVKKSSGLDLINKGKYYINDISIVPNVSVIIFIYWTEQHFSMGLGCHKDQYQAFLKAFKEASGFGSHLFPNVEKEELSFEAFFASQEDTRHAYTDYFEKHVSLKVLLQAYDYLTFAECAGNWTTRDQAFSIEDIFAASKHLDIPISLQKLETASATNFGRLVRVYSAEGFPSINNIKIDPRNYKISYFKDKNQLFPNEGNYLPFP; translated from the coding sequence ATGAAATATACTTTATCTGGGATGCATCAGCAGCTATATGCTAATAAGCTGCTGTTCAGAAAAGAATACCTAGCTAGTTTAAGTACCAATATTGCAGGAAGTCAGGGAGTTGGCAAATCAGAAGAAAAAATAGATGCTGTCAGAAGAGCGTTTGGCGAAAATTTTGAAAGAAAGGAGCTATTTAGCTGGATTAATGTTTTTAAACAGTCTGGTATAGTGACTTTTTATAATGACAAACTTTCTTTTGAACAGCTCCCTAACTTTCAGTTATTAATGGGTGACAGCAATAAAGATACGTCGGGTGTAGCCGCAGGAAGCAATTCCGCAATGGCTATAGAGCATGCTTTTTATGAATTCATTGAAAGACAGAGTTTTGTTTACAGTTTTTTGACAAAATTTGCCGGTATCAGCCTTACCTCACTTGTTAAAAAAAGCAGTGGCTTAGATTTGATAAATAAAGGGAAATATTACATTAACGATATCAGCATTGTTCCCAATGTTTCAGTTATTATCTTTATTTATTGGACTGAGCAGCACTTTTCCATGGGGCTAGGCTGCCACAAGGATCAATACCAAGCATTTTTAAAAGCTTTTAAGGAGGCTTCCGGATTTGGCAGTCACCTCTTTCCAAATGTTGAAAAAGAAGAACTTTCTTTTGAAGCCTTTTTCGCCAGTCAGGAAGATACACGCCATGCCTATACAGATTATTTTGAAAAGCATGTGTCTTTAAAAGTGCTGCTGCAAGCATATGATTATTTAACATTTGCTGAATGTGCAGGAAACTGGACAACAAGAGACCAAGCTTTTTCAATAGAGGATATTTTTGCGGCTTCTAAACATCTTGACATCCCCATCAGTCTTCAAAAACTGGAAACAGCTTCAGCAACGAATTTCGGCAGATTAGTCCGGGTTTATTCAGCTGAAGGATTTCCTTCAATTAATAATATCAAAATAGACCCCAGAAATTATAAAATTTCTTACTTTAAGGATAAAAATCAGCTTTTTCCAAACGAGGGAAACTATCTGCCTTTTCCTTGA
- a CDS encoding ABC transporter ATP-binding protein — MRIENFSLKIKQQQLLDNVSFSFDEQKLNLIIGRNGVGKTLLLDLISDLDRNRPEHFFNFPESSRIIYHSQGLPFIAEATVKDTISLIGDLSEGAAITMEQIPQKIRNNLDKPFGTLSMGERRFLTVWLFLQLERDLYIFDEPFANLDLAVISDILDLFYDKIKQGKQLIITSHQFDFLIPEKTHVIFIEDRQIKFNGGLTVFLESFHSFGQAFDIK, encoded by the coding sequence ATGCGAATAGAAAATTTTAGTTTAAAAATCAAGCAGCAGCAGCTTTTAGATAATGTCAGTTTCTCGTTCGACGAACAGAAGTTAAACTTGATTATCGGCAGAAACGGTGTTGGGAAAACACTGCTATTAGATTTAATCTCTGACCTAGATCGTAACAGGCCAGAACATTTTTTCAATTTTCCTGAAAGCAGCCGTATTATTTATCACAGTCAGGGTCTGCCCTTTATTGCAGAAGCTACTGTGAAAGATACGATAAGCTTAATTGGAGATCTGTCTGAAGGGGCTGCCATTACGATGGAGCAGATACCTCAGAAAATTAGAAATAACTTAGATAAGCCTTTTGGAACCCTATCCATGGGGGAGAGAAGATTTTTAACGGTTTGGTTATTCTTGCAACTTGAAAGAGATCTGTATATTTTTGATGAACCGTTTGCTAATTTAGATCTAGCTGTTATCTCTGATATTTTAGACCTTTTTTATGATAAGATTAAACAAGGAAAACAGCTGATTATCACTTCACACCAGTTTGATTTCTTGATCCCTGAAAAAACACATGTTATTTTTATTGAGGATAGGCAAATCAAATTCAACGGCGGGCTCACTGTTTTTCTGGAATCGTTTCATTCATTTGGGCAGGCTTTTGATATAAAATAA
- a CDS encoding dihydroorotate dehydrogenase electron transfer subunit, whose amino-acid sequence MILKEDMTVVSQREIAPRIFEMRLLGEMVHEMKAGQFLHLRVPDPSKLLRRPISISQIDKENKTATLVYRVEREGTAILSSLTAGDRLDVMGPQGNGFDLSVLSAGQKALLIGGGIGVPPLVETAKQLSAKGAEVISVLGFADKSAVILEDELRRYGKVYLTTDDGSYGVKGYVSTVIDELSEEFDAVYSCGAPGMLKYVDKKFAQHPHAYLSLEARMACGMGACYACVVHLKNQAEASNKRVCEDGPVFAAGEIEF is encoded by the coding sequence TTGATTTTAAAAGAGGATATGACTGTTGTCAGTCAGCGGGAAATTGCTCCGCGTATTTTCGAAATGCGGCTTTTAGGGGAGATGGTCCATGAGATGAAGGCAGGTCAGTTCTTACATTTGCGTGTACCGGATCCGAGTAAACTGCTGCGCCGTCCAATTTCTATTTCACAAATCGACAAAGAGAATAAGACCGCCACTCTGGTCTATCGTGTAGAGCGTGAAGGAACTGCTATTTTATCAAGTCTGACAGCGGGCGATAGGCTTGATGTCATGGGGCCTCAGGGGAACGGTTTTGATTTATCGGTGCTTTCGGCGGGTCAAAAGGCCCTTCTGATTGGCGGCGGTATCGGTGTGCCTCCTCTGGTTGAGACGGCAAAACAACTGTCGGCTAAGGGAGCTGAGGTTATTTCGGTCCTTGGTTTCGCGGATAAAAGCGCCGTTATTTTAGAAGATGAACTGAGACGCTACGGTAAGGTTTACCTGACAACAGATGATGGCTCCTACGGTGTTAAGGGCTATGTCTCAACAGTAATTGATGAGCTGTCAGAAGAATTTGATGCTGTCTATTCTTGCGGTGCGCCGGGGATGCTTAAATATGTTGATAAAAAATTCGCCCAGCACCCGCATGCCTACTTATCATTAGAAGCGCGGATGGCTTGCGGTATGGGAGCCTGCTATGCCTGCGTCGTTCATTTAAAAAATCAGGCAGAAGCGTCTAATAAACGTGTCTGCGAAGATGGGCCTGTATTTGCTGCCGGAGAGATTGAGTTTTAA
- a CDS encoding dihydroorotate dehydrogenase, with amino-acid sequence MSENRLSISLPGLELKNPIMPASGCFGFGQEYAKYYDLSQLGSIMIKATTQAPRFGNPTPRVAETPSGMLNAIGLQNPGVDAVLSEKLPWLAEHFPDLPIIANVAGFSDAEYAYVTERISRATNVKAVELNISCPNVDHGNDGLLIGQVPELAYRAVKASTEHSEVPVYVKLTPSVADITAVAKAVEEAGAAGFTMINTLVGTRYDLASRKPILANGQGGMSGPAVFPVALKLIRQVAQSTDLPIIGMGGVDSAEAAIEMMIAGASAIAVGTANFTDPFACLNIIKQLPRVMDEYAISSLEVLRADIRQQLS; translated from the coding sequence ATGTCAGAAAATCGTTTGAGTATCAGTCTTCCAGGACTCGAACTAAAAAACCCTATTATGCCCGCTTCCGGCTGTTTTGGATTTGGGCAGGAGTACGCGAAATATTATGATTTGAGTCAATTGGGTTCCATCATGATTAAAGCGACAACACAGGCTCCTCGCTTTGGCAACCCCACTCCTCGTGTCGCAGAAACCCCCTCAGGCATGCTCAATGCGATCGGGCTGCAAAATCCTGGAGTGGATGCTGTTTTATCTGAAAAACTCCCTTGGCTGGCGGAGCATTTCCCTGACTTGCCTATCATAGCCAATGTCGCTGGCTTTTCTGATGCTGAATATGCCTATGTGACTGAAAGAATTTCCAGGGCAACCAATGTTAAAGCTGTCGAGCTTAATATTTCCTGTCCTAATGTCGATCACGGCAATGATGGTCTTCTTATCGGACAAGTACCGGAGTTGGCTTATAGAGCGGTCAAAGCCAGTACTGAACATTCGGAAGTACCTGTTTATGTTAAATTAACTCCAAGTGTTGCGGATATTACGGCGGTTGCTAAAGCAGTAGAAGAAGCAGGTGCAGCAGGGTTTACGATGATTAATACACTGGTAGGGACACGTTATGATTTAGCCAGCAGAAAGCCAATCCTTGCCAATGGACAGGGGGGGATGAGCGGTCCGGCTGTTTTTCCTGTGGCACTTAAACTCATTCGTCAGGTTGCTCAAAGTACAGATTTACCAATTATTGGAATGGGGGGTGTTGATTCTGCAGAGGCAGCGATTGAGATGATGATTGCGGGGGCATCAGCTATCGCAGTGGGAACAGCTAATTTTACAGATCCATTTGCTTGCCTTAATATTATTAAGCAGCTGCCTCGGGTTATGGATGAATATGCTATCAGTAGCCTCGAGGTTCTTAGGGCTGACATCCGTCAGCAATTAAGCTGA
- a CDS encoding modification methylase Sau96I has protein sequence MIRNKFYNQLINSEPMGFIDPLTDLGEFDSVQMKFKEPVSKLINKYSCQPYNLNWQKKIEKMRVLYIQYQKSLKLEDQDQAVHNRVRNKESKEHVHEIVTTYLKLGFRFKEIESKVSLFNTRLRRKWRRSDYVTTTNPEFYLKKDLQNGYCLPTPSLPQSMKVN, from the coding sequence ATGATTAGAAATAAATTTTATAATCAGTTGATTAACAGTGAACCAATGGGTTTTATTGATCCTCTAACTGATTTAGGTGAGTTTGATTCTGTTCAGATGAAATTCAAAGAACCTGTTAGCAAATTGATAAATAAATACTCTTGTCAACCTTATAATTTGAACTGGCAGAAAAAAATCGAAAAGATGAGAGTACTGTATATCCAATATCAGAAAAGTTTAAAGTTAGAAGATCAGGATCAGGCTGTTCATAACAGGGTTAGAAATAAAGAATCTAAGGAACATGTTCATGAAATTGTTACAACATATTTGAAATTAGGATTTAGGTTTAAAGAGATTGAATCGAAAGTTTCGCTTTTCAACACTCGTCTTCGTCGAAAGTGGAGAAGAAGCGATTACGTAACAACTACAAATCCTGAATTTTATTTGAAGAAAGACTTACAAAATGGTTATTGTTTGCCAACCCCTTCTCTTCCTCAAAGCATGAAAGTTAACTGA